The DNA segment CGCGATCGCGTCCGGGCGGCTGGCCCCGGCCGCGGTCGCCATCGTCGCAGCGTCGCTCACCGCGACGCTGGCACCGCAGGGGCTGATCGCGATCGCCCCGCTGCTGACCGGTTCGCGCGCCATCGCCCAGACGATCCGCCGCCGCCGGCGAACCGACGGCGTGCTGGCCCCGCTGGCGGTGCTGGCGGCGTCGTTGTCACTGATCAGCGTGGTGGTGTTCCGAAGCCAGACGCTGGCCACGGTGGCCGAGTCGGCCCGCATCAAATACAAGGTCGGCCCGACGATCGCGTGGTACCAGGATTTCCTGCGCTACTACTTCCTCACCGTCGAGAGCAATGCGGACGGCTCGATGGCGCGCCGGTTCGCCGTGCTGGTGCTGCTGCTGTGCCTGTTCGGGATGCTGTTCGTGCTGTTGCGGCGCGGCCGGGTGCCGGGGCTGGCCAGCGGCCCGGCCTGGCGGCTGATCGGCGCATGCGCGGTCGGGCTGCTGCTGCTGACCTTCACGCCGACGAAGTGGGCCGTGCAGTTCGGCGCGTTCGCCGGGCTGGCGGGCGCGCTGGGGGCGGTCACCGCCTTCACCGTCTCCCGGGTCGGCCTGCACAGCCGACGCAACCTCACGCTGTACATCACCGCGTTGCTGTTCGTGCTGGCGTGGGCCACCTCGGGCATCAACGGCTGGTTCTACGTCGGCAACTATGGGGTGCCGTGGTATGACATCCAGCCGGTCATCGCCAGCCACCCGGTGACGTCGATGTTTTTGACGCTGTCGATCCTCACCGGCCTGCTGGCCGCTTGGTACCACTTCCGCATGGACTACGCCGGGCACACCGAGGTCACCGACAACCGTCGCAACCGCATCCTGGCCTCCACCCCGCTGTTGGTGGTGGCGGTGATCATGGTCTTGGGCGAGGTCGGCTCGATGGCCAAGGCCGCCGTGTTCCGCTACCCGCTCTACACCACCGCCAAGGCCAACCTGGTCGCTATCACGTCCGGCCTTTCACCCGCTAGCTGCGCCATGGCCGACGACGTGCTGGCCGAGCCCGACCCGAATGCCGGCATGCTGCAACCGGTTCCGGGCCAGACATTCGGACCCGACGGCCCGCTGGGCGGCATCAACCCGGTCGGCTTCAAACCAGAGGGCGTGGGTGACGACCTGAAATCCGACCCGGTGGTGAGCAAGCCCGGAGTGGTCAACTCCGACGCGTCACCCAACAAGCCCAACGCCGCCATCACCGACTCCGCGGGCACCGCCGGTGGCAAGGGCCCGGTCGGGATCAACGGGTCACACGCCGCGCTGCCGTTCGGGCTGGACCCCGCCCGCACCCCGGTGATGGGCAGCTACGGCGAAAACACCCTGGCCGCGACGGCCACCTCGGCCTGGTACCGACTGCCGCCGCGCACACCCGACCGGCCGCTGGTGGTGGTGTCCGCGGCCGGCGCCATCTGGTCCTACAAGGAGGACGGCGACTTCGTCTACGGACAATCGCTGAAACTGCAGTGGGGTGCCACCAAACCCGACGGCGGCATCCAGCCGCTGGCGCAGGTGTACCCGATCGACCTGGGGCCGCAGCCCGCGTGGCGCAACCTGCGGTTCCCGCTGACCTGGGCCCCGCCGGAGGCCGACGTGGCGCGCATCGTCGCCTACGACCCGAACCTGAGTTCCGAGCAGTGGTTCGCCTTCACCCCGCCGCGCGTCCCCGTGCTGCAGACCCTGCAGCGGCTGATCGGGTCGCAGACTCCGGTGTTGATGGACATCGCCACCGCGGCCAACTTCCCCTGCCAGCGACCGTTCACCGAACACCTTGGCATTGCCGAGCTTCCGCAGTACCGCATCCTGCCCGACCACAAGCAGACGGCGGTGTCGTCGAACCTGTGGCAGTCCAGCTCCACTGGCGGGCCGTTCCTGTTCACCCAGGCGCTGCTGCGGACCTCGACGATCGCGACCTACCTGCGTGATGACTGGTACCGCGACTGGGGATCGGTGGAGCAGTACCACCGCCTGGTGCCGGCCGATCAGGCGCCCAACGCCGTCGTTCAGCAGGGCGTGATCACCGTGCCCGGCTGGAGCCGGCCCGGACCGATTAGGGCCCTGCCGTGACCGTGGGCGCGAACAGACGCAAAAGCACCCCAAATCGGGCGATTTTGGGTGCTTTTGCGTCTGCTCGCAAGACGAGCTGGGTGGCGACCATGGCCGGGCTGATCGGCTTCGTGTTGTCGATGGCGACACCGCTGCTGCCGGTCGTGCAGACCACAGCCATGCTGAACTGGCCGCAGCAGGGCCGGCTGGCCAGTGTGACGGCGCCGTTGATCTCGTTGACTCCGGTCGACCTGACGGCCAGCGTGCCGTGCGGCATCGTGCGTGCCCTGCCACCCGCGGGCGGGGTGGTGCTGGGCACCGCACCCAAGCAGGGCAAGGACGCCAATTTGCAGGCGTTGTTCGTCGTCGTCAGCGCCCAGCGCGTGGACGTCACCGACCGCAACGTGGTGATCCTGTCCGTGTCGCGCGAGCAGGTGACGTCCCCGCAGTGTCAACGCATCGAGGTCACCTCCACCCACGCCGGAACCTTCGCCACCTTCGTCGGGCTCACGGACCCGTCGGGCGCGCCGCTGCGCAGCGGCTTCCCCGACCCCAACCTGCGCCCGCAGATCGTCGGGGTGTTCACCGACCTGACCGGGCCCGCGCCGCCCGGGCTGGCGGTCTCGGCGACCATCGACACCCGGTTCTCCACCCGGCCGACCACACTGAAACTGCTGGCGATCATCGGTGCGATCGTGGCCACCGTCGTTGCGCTGATCGCCTTGTGGCGCCTCGACCGGCTCGACGGGCGCCGGATGCGCCGGCTGATCCCGGCCACCTGGCGCACCTTCACCCTGGCCGACGCCGTGGTGATCGCCACGTTCCTGCTCTGGCATGTCATTGGTGCGAACTCGTCGGACGACGGCTACATCCTCGGCATGGCCCGGGTCGCCGACCGCGCCGGCTACATGTCCAACTACTTCCGCTGGTTCGGCAGCCCCGAGGACCCGTTCGGCTGGTACTACAACCTGCTGGCGCTGATGACCCACGTGAGCGACGCCAGCCTGTGGATGCGGTTGCCGGATCTGTTCGCCGGCCTGGTGTGCTGGCTGCTGCTCTCGCGTGAGGTGCTGCCCCGGCTGGGGCCGGCGGTGGCGGCCAGCAGGCCGGCCACCTGGGCGGCGGCCATGGTCCTGTTGACCGCGTGGATGCCGTTCAACAACGGACTTCGCCCCGAGGGCATCATCGCGTTGGGCTCGCTGGTCACCTACGTGCTGATCGAACGGTCGATACGGTACAGCCGACTCACGCCGGCGGCGCTGGCAATCATCACGGCCGCGTTCACGCTGGGTGTCCAACCCACCGGGCTGATCGCGGTGGCCGCGCTGGTGGCCGGTGGTCGCCCGATGCTGCGGATCCTGGTGCGCCGCCATCGCCTGGTGGGCACGTTGCCGTTGGTCGCCCCACTGCTGGCCGCCGGCACCATCATCCTCACCGTGGTGTTCGCCGACCAGACGCTGCGGGCGGTGTTGGAAGCCACCAGGATTCGCGGCAAGATCGGTCCCAGCCAGGCCTGGTACACCGAGAACCTGCGCTACTACTACCTCATCCTGCCCACCGTCGACGGTTCGCTGTCCCGCCGGTTCGGCTTCCTGATCACCGCGCTGTGCCTGTTCACCGCGATGTTTATCATGTTGCGGCGCAAGCGGATTCCTGGTGTGGCCCGCGGCCCGGCGTGGCGGCTGATGGGGGTCATCTTCGCCACCATGTTCTTCCTGATGTTCACCCCCACCAAGTGGGTGCACCACTTCGGGTTGTTCGCCGCGGTGGGGGCGGCGATGGCGGCGCTGACCACGGTGCTGGTATCCCCCTCGGTGCTGCGCTGGTCGCGCAACCGGATGGCGTTTGTGGCGGCGCTGTTGTTCATGCTGGCGTTGTGCTGGGCCACCACCAACGGCTGGTGGTATGTCTCCAGCTACGGCGTGCCGTTCAACAGCGCCATGCCGAGGATTGACGGAATCACGGTCAGCACAATCTTTTTCACGCTCTTCGCGATCGCCGCCGGCTATGCGGCCTGGTTGCACTTCGCGCCCCGCGGCGCGGGTGAGGGACCGTTGACCCGGGCGCTGACCACCGCGCCGGTACCGATCGTGGCCGGCTTCATGGCGGTGGTGTTCGTCGCGTCCATGGTGGCCGGGATCGTGCGACAGTACCCCACCTACTCCAACGGCTGGTCCAACCTGCGGGCCTTCGTCGGCGGTTGCGGCCTGGCCGACGACGTGCTCGTGGAACCGGACCCCAACGCCGGCTTCATGACCGCGTTGCCCGGCGACTACGGCCCGCTGGGACCGCTCGGTGGCAGCGACCCGGTCGGCTTCACGCCCAACGGGGTGCCCGAACACACCGTGGCCGAGGCGATCGTGATGAAGCCCAACCAGCCCGGCACCGACTACGACTGGGACGCGCCGACCAAGCTGACGACGCCGGGCATCAACGGTTCCACGGTGCCGCTGCCGTACCAGCTCGATCCCGCCCGGGTGCCGCTGGCCGGCACCTACACCACCGGCGCGCAGCAGCAAAGCCGCCTGGCATCGGCGTGGTACCTGCTGCCCACGCCGGACCACGGGCATCCGCTGGTGGTGATCACCGCGGCCGGCAAGATCGCCGGCCATAGCGTGTTGCACGGCTACACCCCCGGCCAGACGGTGGCGCTGGAATACGCCCGGCCGGGGCCGGGCGCGTTGGTGCCCGCCGGCCGGGTGGTGCCCGACGATCTGTACGGCGAGCAGCCCAAGGCGTGGCGCAATCTGCGATTTGCCCGCGACAAGATGCCCGCAGACGCCGTCGCGGTCCGGGTGATCGCCGAAGACCTGTCACTGACCCCGGAAGACTGGATCGCGGTCACCCCGCCGCGGGTGCCGGACCTGCGCTCCCTGCAGGAATACGTCGGCTCCACGCAGCCGGTGCTGCTGGACTGGGCGGTGGGTTTGGCCTTCCCGTGCCAACAGCCGATGCTGCACGTCAACGGCGTCACCGAGATCCCGAAATTCCGCATCACGCCGGACTATTCGGCCAAGAAGCTGGACACCGACACCTGGCAGGACGGCACCAACGGCGGCCTGCTCGGAATCACCGACCTGCTGCTGCGGGCCCACGTGATGGCCACCTACCTGTCCCGCGACTGGGCGCGCGACTGGGGGTCCCTGCGCAAGTTCGACACCCTGGTCGACGCTCCGCCCGCGCGGCTCCAACTGGGCACCGCGACCCGCAGCGGATGGTGGTCTCCGGGCAAGATCCGGATCGGTCCCTAACTAACCTAACGGGTGATCGGCGGTGTCTGGTTGATGACGGCGCCGCCCTCGTCGAGCGCCTGCAGTTGGTAGTAGCCGTCCATGCTTCCGGAAAGCGGGATCGCGGTGTCATATCCCGCCCAGTCGACGGTGGAAAGCGTTGTCATGGCGGTGCTTTCCGGGCCGTGCAGCAGCCGCCACCTGCGCACCGCGGTGGCGCCGTTCCAGGCGGCGTGGGCGGTGTGGTCGGTGAAGGTCAGTTGCGGTGGTTCGACGGGATCGCCGGTCCACTCATCGAGAAACGCGCGATAGGTGCCCCCGGCCAGGGTGGCGTCATAGACCAGGTCGCCGTCGGGCGCGAACTCGGCGATGTGTTCGGCGGTGCCCCACCCGGAGAAGGTGTTGCCCCCCGGCCGCCGCTGCAGGTTGCCCATGGCGCCGGCGCTGAGCTTGTCGGGATGCGTTTGTGCCCGCAGCAGGGTGGCCCGGCGGGCGGTCCGGTCCAGGCGGATCCATTTCAGACTGCTGGGAACCGGTCCACCGCCCGTTTGCCCCGCGTTGCCTTCGAAGTGGTTGTCGAACAACGTCAGCGTGTCGGCGTCGGGCATCTCGGCGTCATGCTGGTAGCCGAATTCGACGCCGTCGCCCAGCTCGAACGTGGAGTGTTTCCCGCCGAGTTGCCAGTTGATCGCGCCGGTGCGGGGGTCGACGTTGAAGACCGTGGACATCGCGCGCATGCTGATCACCAGATTGCCCGCGGGGTCCAGCGCGATCGAGTTCATGTGGTACGGGTCGAGCACCTGTCCGGCGCTGTATTTCGCCGGCGAGTCGCTCACTGGAACGTGACTGCGCGCATCCCACAGAAACAGCGTCTTTTTCGTTGCCACGTCGACCACGGCGGCGATGCAGTTGTAAATCCTGCCGTCGTTGGGCCCGCCGAGGGCCGTCAGGTCGGCGCTGACCTCCTGATAGCAGGTGATCAGGGCGCGCCCGTCGGAGGTGAGCCGGAATTCATGAATGTCCGACGACAGAGCTGACCCGGGTGTCAGCGTGGCGATCACGTTGTAGTGCGCGTCGGCGATGTAGCTGGCGCCCAGCCCGTGACTGCCTCGCTTGAGGCCCTGCCACCAGGTGAGCACCGGTTTGCCTTGGTAGCTTTGGACGCGGAGGTTACCGGCGGTCTGGCCGGCGGGCAGTTCGCGTTGCCACACCACGTTTCCGGCCTTGTCGGCGACGACGAGCACCGCGGGCCGCGAGCCGACGCCCGGATTGGCCGCCGTGGTCCCGGAGACGAAGAACACGTAGCCGGGCGCGCCCCCGGGCCGGTTGACGTTGACGGTGTAGCCCAATGACCGCGCCGAGACCGCGGATGCTTGCGGGGTTGCCGACTTGCTGTCGCGCCAACCGCACGCGGTGGCCGTCAACACGGTGCCCGCCAGCATCCCGAGCTGACGCCGGGATATCCGGAATTCTGTTGTCATTGCGGCATTTTCGATGTGCAATGCGTCCCGGTCATCAAACTCCTTCGCCGGCTTCACTTGCTGCGGCCGGCCGGTCGACGCGGTTCCACCCTTACACGGCGACGGCCTCTGGCCACCCGAAAAGCTGAGCTAGTCTGGATTCGCTGAGCCAATTCCGTCAATATCTAGCGTGAGATCGGATCGCTCAGCAGCAGGGATGGTGGGGCAGATGCGCACGCTGACACGCTTGGGTCTATCCACGGCGACCATCGGCCTGGTGACTTCGTTAGCCGGGACGCTTGCGATTGGCACGGCCGCCGCGTCGCCCAACTCGACCAAAACCCAAACCGTGGCTCTCCTTCCCGTTCTCCGATATTGTGATTTCGGCTTCGTCGCCACCGCCCCCCAGGTGCCGCTGCCCTTTCAAGGCACCGGATCGGTCGTCATGACCACCGCCGGCTCGAGCGTGACCGCCGAGGTACGCGTGGTGATCTACAACCGGCCGGACACCCACTACGACGTCGGGCTGATCCAGGCGCCCCGGCCGTCGTCCGCTCCCTGCGGCCCCGGCGACCCGGGCACCGCCTTTGCCGGCCTTGACACCGACGCGGCCGGCGGCGGAACGGTGACCATTCACGACAGCATCCGGCCGGGCACCACCGGCGTGTGGGTCGCTGTCCAGCGCCCCAACCCGCACTCCCAATCTCCCGCCGAGTACTACAGCTCTGAGATAGTGGCGCCGGTATAGCCCGCGTCGGTGACGCGGTCCCATATAGAGTCCGGGCATGAGCGACTACGGCTCGGAGGCCGTGGACCGGCTGCCGTTCTGCACTCCGGAAAAGGCGCAGCGCTACCACACGGACAACTTCCGCGGCGCCGTGGGACTCAATTGGTACATCACCGATCCCACCGTGCGGTTCATCATGGCCTACTACCTGCGGCCCGACGAGCTGGCCGTCGTCGAGCCCCACCTGGCGCGCATCGGTGAGCTGATGGGCGGCCCGGTTGCACGGTGGGCCGACGAAACCGACCGCAACCCGCCGCGGCTGGAACGCTACGACCGCTGGGGACACGACATCAGCCAGGTGGTGATGCCGGCATCGTTCACCCGATCCAAGCGCGCGGCGCTGCACGCCCAACGGGAGTTGCGGCAGCACGCGCGCGCCGCCGGAGTGCGTTCGTCGCTGCCGCTATTCGCGGCCAACTACCTGCTCAACCAGGCCGATATCGGGATGGGCTGCGCGCTGGGCACCGGTGGCGACATGGTCGAATCGCTGGTGGCCCGCTACGCGCCGGCCGACGTCCGTGACCACGTGCTGGCCAAGTTCGAATCCGGCGAGTGGGACGGTGAAACGGCGCAGCTGCTGACCGAACGTACCGGCGGCTCCGACCTGGGAGCGCTGGAAACGACGGCAACCCGCCGCGGTGATGCCTGGCTGCTGAACGGCTTGAAGTGGTTTGTGTCCAACTGCGCCGGGGAGGCGTTCGTCGTCCTGGCCAAACCCGAGGGCGCTCCCGACACGACCCGCGGCGTGGCGACCTTCCTGGTGCTGCGCACCCGTCGTGACGGCTCCCGCAACGGGGTGCGGATCCGCCGCCTGAAGGACAAGCTGGGCACCCGCTCGGTCGCCTCCGGCGAGGTCGAGTTCGTCGACGCCGAGGCCTTCCTGCTGTCAGGGGAACCTTCCGCAGACGCCGGCCCCGCCGACGGCAAGGGGCTGGGCCGGATGATGGAGCTGACCAACGCCGCGCGGCTGGGCATCGCCTTGTTCGCCCTCGGCAACGCACGCCGGGCCCTGGTCGAGTCGCTCTGCTACGCCCGACAGCGCCACGCCTTCGGTGGCGCGCTGATCGACAAGCCGCTCATGCGCCGCAAGCTGGCCGAGCTGATCGTCGACGTCGAAGCCGCCCAGGCGCTGGTGTTCGACGGTACCGGCGCCACCAACCACCGCCAGCCCCGCGGCCTGCGACAGCGCATCGCGGTGCCGGTGACCAAGCTCAAGGTCTGCCGGCTCGGGATCACCGCGGCCTCGGACGCCATCGAGATCCACGGCGGCAATGGCTACATCGAGACCTGGCCGGTGGCCCGGCTGCTGCGCGACGCGCAGGTGAACACCATCTGGGAGGGCCCCGACAACATCCTGTGCCTGGACGTGCGGCGCGGGATCGAGCAGGCACACGCCCACGAGACGCTGTTGGCGCGGCTGCGCGACGCGGTGTCGGTGTCCGACGACACCGGGGATGGCGGGGCGACCACCCGGCTGGTGGCCCGCCGCGTCGAGGACCTCGACGCGGCGATCACCGCGTGGGCCAAACTCGACCCCGAGGTGGCCGAGGCGCGGCTGTTCCCGCTGGCCCGGTTCATGGGCGACGTCTACGCCGGCGCGTTGCTCATCGAGCAGGCCGCCTGGGAGCGGGAAACCCGGGGCGCCGACCGCAAGGCGCTGGTCGCCCGACTATACGCACGGCGGTACCTGGCCGATCGCGGGCCGCTGCGCGGCATCGACGACGAGTCCGAGGAGGCCCTCGAACGTTTCGACGAACTCGTGGCGGGCGCGTTCACCGCCGAGCAGACGTAAAAGCCCCCAAATTCGGCACGAATTGGGGGCTTTTACGTCTGCTCGCCGCTAAACCGGGATCAGGCCGTGCTTGCGTCCGACCCGCCACCACAGCTGCTTGTCCCGCAGCAGATGCATGGACTTGCGCAGCAGCAGCCGGGTCTCATGCGGGTCGATGACCGCGTCGATGAACCCGCGCTCGGCGGCGATCCACGGGATCGCCATGTTGAGGTTGTAGTTCTCCACGAAGCTCTTGCGGATCGCCTGCGCCTCCGGCGCGCTCGGGTCGGGGAACCGCTTCATCAGCAGCTGCGCGGCGCCGTCGGCGCCGATCACCGCGATCCGCGCGGTCGGCCAGGCGAAGTTCAGGTCGGCGGTCAACTGCTTGGACCCCATCACCGCGTAGGCGCCGCCGTAGGACTTGCGGATCGTGATCGTCACCTTCGGCACGTCGGCTTCCACCACCGCGTACAGGAACCGCCCGCCGCGCTTGATGATCCCGTTCTTCTCCTGGGCCACACCGGGCAGGAAACCGGGCGTGTCCACCACGAACACCAGCGGGATGTCGAACGCGTCGTTGAACCGGATGAACCGCGCCGCCTTGTCGGACGCTTCGTTGTCGATCGCCCCGGACATGTGCATGGGCTGGTTGGCCACCACGCCGACGGTGCGGCCGTCGACCCGGGCGTAGCCGGTGATGATGGCCTGCCCGGCCTGCGCGGCGACGTCGAGGAAGTCGCCGTCGTCGAAGATCCGCAGCAGGATCTCGTGCATGTCGTAGGCCATGTTGTCGGAGTCCGGCACGATCGAGTCGAGTTCCAGGTCGTGCGGGGTAATCTCGGGCTCCAGCCCGGGGTTGACGATCGGCGGATCGTCGAAGCAGTTGGACGGCAGAAACGACAGGAAGTCGCGCACGTAGGCGAACGCGGCGGCCTCGGACTCCACCACCTGATGGATGTTGCCGTAGCTCGCCTGGTGGTCGGCCCCGCCCAGCTCGTCCAGGCTGACCTCCTCGCCGGTGACGTCCTTGATGACGTCGGGACCGGTGACGAACATGTAGCCCTGGTCGCGCACCGCGACCACCAGGTCCGTCTGGATTGGCGAATACACCGCTCCTCCAGCGCATTTGCCCAAAATGATGGAGATCTGCGGCACCAGCCCGCTCAGCAGCTCGTGGCGGCGCCCCAGCTCGGCGTACCACGCCAGCGACGTCACCGCGTCCTGGATGCGGGCGCCGCCCGAGTCGTTGATCCCGACGATCGGGCAGCCGACCATCGCACACCACTCCATCAGCCGGGCCACCTTGCGGCCAAACATCTCCCCGACCGTGCCGCCGAACACCGTTTGGTCGTGCGAGAACACCCCGACCGGCCGGCCGTTGATCAGGCCGTGACCGGTGACCACCCCGTCGCCGTAGAGCGCGCCCGGATCGCCGGGGGTGCGGCACAGCGCCCCGATCTCCAGGAAGGTGCCCGGATCGACCAGCTCGTGGATGCGGGCGCGGGCGCTGGGGATGCCCTTCTTGTCACGTTTGGCGGCGGCCTTCTCGCCGCCGGGCTCCTGGGCCAACTCCAGCCGCTCACGCAGCTCGGCCAGCTTCTCGGCGGTGGTGTGGACGGTGGTGGCCGGCCCCGTGGTTGGCTCGGTGACTGTCACTGCTTGCTTACCTCACTCCGGCCGCGCACGGCCTCGATGTCATCCAGCGCGCGGCTCATGTGTTCGCCCACCTTGGCGATGATCGGCTCGTCGATGGCCTGGATGTGCTCGCCACCGATCGGCACCACCTCGAGGTCGGAGACGTACTCGCCCCAGCCGCCGTCCGGCTGGCGGACGGCGTACCGCGGCTCGAACATGATCGCGTCGTCATGGTAGCGATCGGCCATGTAGAGGGTGACGCGGCCGTCGTACGGCTGGATCTGGGCGGTGTCGATCGCCCGGTTGTCCAGATACGACGTGCGCTGGTGTTCGATGATCCCGGCCGGGATCTGCACGCCGCTCTGGCGCACGGCGTCGAGCACGAACCGGACCTGGCCCTCGTCGTCGAGCTCCTCCAGCTGCTCGTAGGGGATCGCGGGGATGGTCACGTTGAACGTCTTCTCGGCGAACCGGGCGTAGCGGTCCCAGCGCCGGCGGATCTCCTCCTTGGTCTGCGGGATCTCCTCGCCGGCGCGCACCGCGTCGATCAGCCCGACGAACGCGACGTCCTTGCCCAGCCGTTTGAGCCCGATCGCGCACGCGTAGGCCAGCACGCCACCCAGCGACCAGCCGACCAGGATGTAGGGCCCGTCGCCCTGCATCTCGATCAACTTGGGGACGTACTGCTGGGCGCGTTCTTCGATCGACCCCTCGACCCGCTCGAAGCCGTACATCGGGGTGTCCGCCGGCAACCGCTTCAGCAGCGGCTCATAGACCACCGTGGACCCGCCGGCCGGATGGAACACGAACACGGGAACCCTCGAGTCGCCCTCTGGCCGGGCCCGCAGGGTGCGGACGAACCCGTCCACCACACCCGCCTCGAGGTAGCCGCGCACCTTGTCGGCCAGCGCCTCGATGGTCTCCGACGACAGCACATCCTCGGCGGTGATCGGGCCTTCGGCGCGTTCGGCGAGCCGTTGCGCCATCTTGGCCGCGGTCGCCTCGTCCAGCTTGGGCAGCGGGTTGAAGATGCCACCCGCCGACTTGCCGGTGACGATCGCCCACGTCGCGAAGGTGACCCGCTCGGCGGCATCACGCGGCGGCACGTCGGAGTTCAGCGCCTCGGCGACGGCCTGCTGGTTGAGCGCATCCGCGGCGGCAGCCAGGTTGGGATGTCCGCTACCCGACGGGCCAGCAGGATCAGTCGGCGGCGGTGGAATCGAAACGTCCGACGCCGGGGGCATGGAAGGCGCTGCCCCGCTTAGTAATTCGGCCTGCGCCCGGGCGATCTCCTCGGCGGTCTGGGTCTTCTGATACTCGTGCAGCTGCTGAACCTCGTCGCGATGCTCGACCGCGTACTCGATCAACTTCTCGACGTTGTAGAGGTTGGCGTCACGCACCGCGGTCAGCTGGATCGGCGGCAGGTCGAAGTCGTATTCGACGCGGTTTTTGATCCGCACCGCCATCAGCGAGTCCAGGCCGAGCTCGATCAGCGGCACCTCCCACGGCAGGTCCTCGGGCTCATAACCCATGGCCGACCCGACGATCAGGCCCAGCCGCTCGGCGATGGTCTCACCGGAGTCCGGGGACCATCGGGTCATGTCACTGGGCATGTACCGGTTGGTCAGGCTGTCGGTCAGGGTCTCGGCTTCCGGCTCCTCGGCGGCCGGTTCGGCCGCGGCGGGCGTGGCCGTGGCAGCGATCGTCATGCCGGCACCGAGCGCCGTCGGCAACACCGACTCTTGACCCGCCCGGGCCACCAGCGCGTCGTACACCAGCGTGAAGGATTCGTCGATGCGGGCGTGCACCTGAACCGACGCGCCGCCCGGGTGCCGGGTCATGGTGGTAACCAGCCGGGCGCCCTCGCCGGGCACCGCCCGTTGCTCGGCGGCCGTCAGCTCCGCGTCCGGCAGCACCTGCGTCGCGGCCGCGGTGACCAACGCGGCCAGATCCGTCGCGCCGTCCCGGGGCGCGTATTCCCAGACATGTCGGCCGTCCGGCAGTGCGACATGGTTGCCCGGCATGACCACCGAGGCGTCGCCGGAGAAGTGCGCGGGCAGCCAGTGTTCCTTGCGCTTGAACCTGGTCGGCGGGATGTCGGCGTAGTCAAGCGGTCCGGTGGCGCGGGGGAACAGCGTCCAGATGTCCAGGTCGTGGCCGTAGACGTACAGCTGCGCCATCGCCGAGACCATCGACTCGACCTCGTCCTGCTTACGGGCCAGCGTGGGGATCAGCTGGGCGTCATGCAGACCGGCGGCGGCCGTGGTCAGACCCACCTGCATCAGCGCCACCGGGTTGGGTGCCAGCTCCAGGAAGGTGGTGTGCCCGCTGTCGACGGCGTTGCGGATGCCGTGGGTGAAGTAGACGGAATGCCGCAGCCCCTTCTTCCAGTACTCGACGTCGTGGATGGGCTCGCTGCCCGGCTTGATGTAGCGGCCCTCATGCACCGTCGAAAAGATCCCGCACGTCAGGCTCATCGGCGTGATGCCCTGCAGCTCCGCGGTGAGCTCGCCCAGCAGCGGGTCCATCTGCGAGGTGTGGCTGGCGCCCTTGGTTTGGAACTTGCGGGCGAACTTGCCCTCCGACTCCGCTCGGGCGATGATCGCGTCCACCTGTTCGGGCGGGCCGCCGATGACGGTCTGGGTGGGCGCGGCGTAGACGCACACCTCCAGATCGGGAAAGTCGGAGAACACCGTCTTAATCTCGTCGGCGGAGTACTCCACCAGCGCCATCAGCCGGATGTACTCGCCGAACAGCATCGCCTCGCCCTCACCCATCAGGTGCGAGCGGGAGCAGATCGCGCGGGTGGCGTCGCGCAGCGACAGGCCGCCGGCGAAGTAGGCCGACGCGGCTTCCCCCAGCGACTGGCCG comes from the Mycobacterium shinjukuense genome and includes:
- the pks13 gene encoding polyketide synthase Pks13 (Pks13 is a key enzyme in mycolic acid biosynthesis.), translating into MTVPEMREWLRTWVGKAVGKSPDSIDESVPMVELGLSSRDAVAMAADIEDLTGVTLSVAVAFQHPTIESLATRIIEGEPETSTSADDDVDWSRTGPAERVDIAVVGLSTRFPGDMNSPKETWQALLDGRDGITDLPAGRWSEFLEEPRLAERVRNARTRGGYLKDIKGFDSEFFAVAKTEADNIDPQQRMALELTWEALEHARIPASSLRGQAVGVFVGSSTNDYSFLAVSDPTVAHPYAITGTASSIIANRVSYFYDFRGPSVTVDTACSSSLVAIHQGVQALRNGEADVVVAGGVNALITPMVTLGFDEIGAVLAPDGRIKSFSSDADGYTRSEGGGMVVLKRVDDARRDGDQILAVIAGSAVNHDGRSNGLIAPNQDAQAEVLRRAYKDAGIDPRTVDYIEAHGTGTILGDPIEAEALGRVVGRGRPADRPALLGAVKTNVGHLESAAGVASMAKVVLALQHDKLPPSINFAGPSPYIDFDAMRLKMITEPTDWPRYGGYALAGVSSFGFGGANAHVVVREVLPRDVIEREPEPVPEPAAHTPAAPAEAPTFEGHALRFDEYGQIITDARVAEDAEPELPGLTEEALRLKDIALEELAAQEVTPPLIPLAVSAFLTSRKKAAAAELADWMESPEGRASSLESIGRSLSRRNHGRSRAVVLARDHEEAITGLRAIAEGKQRPNVFSVDGPVTNGPVWVLAGFGAQHRKMGKGLYLRNEVFAQWIDKVDALVQDELGYSVLELILDDSRDYGIETTQVTIFAIQIALGELLKHHGAKPAAVVGQSLGEAASAYFAGGLSLRDATRAICSRSHLMGEGEAMLFGEYIRLMALVEYSADEIKTVFSDFPDLEVCVYAAPTQTVIGGPPEQVDAIIARAESEGKFARKFQTKGASHTSQMDPLLGELTAELQGITPMSLTCGIFSTVHEGRYIKPGSEPIHDVEYWKKGLRHSVYFTHGIRNAVDSGHTTFLELAPNPVALMQVGLTTAAAGLHDAQLIPTLARKQDEVESMVSAMAQLYVYGHDLDIWTLFPRATGPLDYADIPPTRFKRKEHWLPAHFSGDASVVMPGNHVALPDGRHVWEYAPRDGATDLAALVTAAATQVLPDAELTAAEQRAVPGEGARLVTTMTRHPGGASVQVHARIDESFTLVYDALVARAGQESVLPTALGAGMTIAATATPAAAEPAAEEPEAETLTDSLTNRYMPSDMTRWSPDSGETIAERLGLIVGSAMGYEPEDLPWEVPLIELGLDSLMAVRIKNRVEYDFDLPPIQLTAVRDANLYNVEKLIEYAVEHRDEVQQLHEYQKTQTAEEIARAQAELLSGAAPSMPPASDVSIPPPPTDPAGPSGSGHPNLAAAADALNQQAVAEALNSDVPPRDAAERVTFATWAIVTGKSAGGIFNPLPKLDEATAAKMAQRLAERAEGPITAEDVLSSETIEALADKVRGYLEAGVVDGFVRTLRARPEGDSRVPVFVFHPAGGSTVVYEPLLKRLPADTPMYGFERVEGSIEERAQQYVPKLIEMQGDGPYILVGWSLGGVLAYACAIGLKRLGKDVAFVGLIDAVRAGEEIPQTKEEIRRRWDRYARFAEKTFNVTIPAIPYEQLEELDDEGQVRFVLDAVRQSGVQIPAGIIEHQRTSYLDNRAIDTAQIQPYDGRVTLYMADRYHDDAIMFEPRYAVRQPDGGWGEYVSDLEVVPIGGEHIQAIDEPIIAKVGEHMSRALDDIEAVRGRSEVSKQ